In a single window of the Vitis vinifera cultivar Pinot Noir 40024 chromosome 6, ASM3070453v1 genome:
- the LOC104879603 gene encoding pentatricopeptide repeat-containing protein At5g66520 — protein MLQKNFSWARRITSLANQVQSRKAITEFHQLQKSGQKITEFLLSSVVKVCGRVEALQEGKQAHCLILKLGFNADLILMTTLLDMYSKCTNIQEACRVFEEMPQRDVVVTNSMISGLCRCHLPSYAIDLFTKMNESERDVGTWNSLISGLGQNLEGRTALIIFGRMRVEDVEVDVMTMMSILSICADMAMMVHAQQVHGLVIKSGFEQYLPVGNAIVDMYAKCGCMDDACLCFQNMPFKNVISWTSLISGYAKHGLGIEALKAFQQMEMEGVVPNKITFLGTLYACSHAGLLQEGWSNFTTMVHKYLITPTMEHYTCMVDLLARAGHLEEAHDFIERMPINPDAKLLTAFLSSCCHHKNVELARTVGQKLLQLQPQEAGAYISLSNFYGLVGDLEGVANVRRLMLERGIRKEKACTWIEISRKVHSFESGDRSHPDYLKICKYLEVLIQKMKNIGYVPDTSMVAQNVDELTKEEILLGHSEKLAIALGLMSTHPGTCILIVKNLRVCADCHVFTGLISKIEGREIVARDSSRFHHFKDGVCSCGNYW, from the coding sequence ATGCTTCAGAAAAATTTCTCATGGGCCAGAAGGATCACTTCTCTGGCAAATCAAGTCCAAAGTCGAAAAGCCATAACCGAGTTTCATCAACTGCAGAAGTCTGGGCAAAAAATAACTGAATTTCTTCTCTCATCAGTCGTCAAGGTCTGTGGAAGAGTTGAAGCTTTACAAGAAGGAAAGCAAGCTCATTGCCTGATACTGAAACTTGGGTTCAATGCAGATTTGATTCTAATGACAACCCTTCTTGACATGTACTCCAAATGCACCAACATTCAAGAAGCTTGCCGGGTGTTCGAGGAAATGCCCCAAAGAGACGTAGTTGTGACTAACAGTATGATTTCTGGGCTTTGCAGGTGTCACTTACCATCGTATGCAATCGATTTGTTTACCAAAATGAATGAATCTGAGAGAGATGTTGGTACTTGGAATTCGCTGATTTCGGGCCTTGGACAGAATTTAGAAGGGAGGACTGCGTTGATTATCTTTGGGAGGATGAGAGTGGAGGATGTTGAAGTTGATGTTATGACAATGATGAGCATTCTTTCCATTTGTGCCGATATGGCAATGATGGTTCATGCTCAACAAGTTCATGGGTTGGTGATTAAATCTGGGTTTGAGCAGTATTTACCAGTGGGAAATGCCATTGTTGACATGTATGCTAAGTGTGGATGTATGGATGATGCCTGTTTATGTTTTCAGAACATGCCATTCAAGAATGTGATCTCATGGACCTCTCTAATTTCTGGTTATGCAAAGCATGGATTAGGGATTGAAGCTCTGAAGGCATTCCAACAAATGGAAATGGAAGGTGTTGTGCCAAACAAAATCACATTCTTGGGTACTCTATATGCTTGTAGCCATGCAGGATTGTTACAAGAAGGATGGAGTAATTTTACAACCATGGTACACAAATACTTGATCACCCCAACGATGGAGCATTACACGTGCATGGTTGATCTCCTTGCTCGAGCTGGGCATCTCGAGGAGGCTCATGACTTCATAGAGAGGATGCCAATAAACCCGGATGCAAAGCTTCTCACAGCATTTCTCAGCTCATGTTGTCATCACAAGAATGTAGAGCTAGCTAGGACTGTTGGGCAGAAACTACTTCAGTTACAACCTCAGGAAGCAGGAGCCTACATCTCACTGTCAAACTTTTATGGACTTGTTGGGGACTTGGAAGGTGTTGCCAATGTGAGAAGGCTGATGTTAGAAAGGGGAATAAGGAAAGAGAAGGCCTGTACTTGGATTGAAATTAGCCGAAAAGTTCATAGCTTTGAATCAGGAGACAGGTCTCATCCTGATTACCTAAAGATCTGTAAGTACTTGGAAGTTCTTATTcagaaaatgaagaacattgGGTATGTCCCCGACACAAGTATGGTGGCCCAAAATGTGGATGAGCTAACCAAAGAAGAGATACTTCTTGGTCACAGTGAGAAGCTGGCCATTGCACTTGGGCTCATGAGCACGCATCCCGGTACATGCATCTTGATAGTTAAGAACCTTAGGGTATGTGCAGACTGCCATGTCTTTACAGGGTTGATCTCAAAGATTGAAGGGAGGGAGATAGTTGCAAGAGATTCCAGCAGGTTTCATCATTTCAAAGATGGAGTATGCTCTTGTGGAAACTACTGGTGA